One stretch of Halichoerus grypus chromosome 8, mHalGry1.hap1.1, whole genome shotgun sequence DNA includes these proteins:
- the COXFA4L3 gene encoding normal mucosa of esophagus-specific gene 1 protein, with protein MNIFQLLRKKKELIPLVLMMTAAAGGASSFAVYSLQKSDVIIDRKRNPEPWETVDPNVPRKLLTINQQWKPIEELQKVQRATK; from the exons ATGAACATTTTCCAACTcctgaggaaaaagaaggaa CTTATTCCTTTGGTGCTGATGATGACCGCAGCAGCGGGTGGAGCTTCGTCCTTTGCTGTATATTCCCTTCAAAAAAGTGATGTGAT cattGATCGGAAAAGAAATCCAGAACCTTGGGAAACTGTGGATCCTAATGTACCTAGAAAG cttctAACAATCAACCAACAGTGGAAGCCCATTGAAGAGTTGCAGAAAGTCCAAAGGGCCACCAAATGA